The segment GCCGCACGAACGCGCCGCGCGCGGCATCGTGCTCTGCCCGGAGCGCAGGCGCATCTTCGGGGAAAGCTCGGTCATCGAGAACCTGCGGATCGGCTCCTATCTCGCCCCCCGGAAGGACCGCGCCGGGGACATCGAAACCGTCTTCCGCATCTTCCCGCGCCTGAAGGACCACATCCACCGCCAGGGCGGGTTCCTCAGCGGCGGCGAGCAGCAGATGCTGGCGATCGGGCGGGCCCTGATGGCGCACCCGAAGATCCTTCTGATGGACGAGCCGCTCCTGGGCCTGAGCCCCGCCTACCAGAAGATCGTGATCGACTCGATCCGGGAGATCCGGGCGGCGCGGGGGATCACCATCGTCATCGCGGAGCAGTACGCGAGACCGGTGATCCCGGTGATCGACCGGGGGTACATCATCGAGAACGGCTCCGCGATCCTCGAGGGGACGAAGGAGGAGATGATGGGGAACCCCGACGTGAAA is part of the Deltaproteobacteria bacterium CG2_30_66_27 genome and harbors:
- a CDS encoding ABC transporter ATP-binding protein; translation: MLEASDLMVYYENMLALNNVGLKAEEGSVIGVFGSNGAGKSTLMYMLSGILLDIRKKEEMRGGERITLLGKITLDGEEITSLPPHERAARGIVLCPERRRIFGESSVIENLRIGSYLAPRKDRAGDIETVFRIFPRLKDHIHRQGGFLSGGEQQMLAIGRALMAHPKILLMDEPLLGLSPAYQKIVIDSIREIRAARGITIVIAEQYARPVIPVIDRGYIIENGSAILEGTKEEMMGNPDVKSAYFGV